Proteins from one Catenuloplanes atrovinosus genomic window:
- a CDS encoding ABC transporter ATP-binding protein: protein MSMRIEAKGLTKRYGAIHAVDGLSFTVEPGRVTGFLGPNGAGKTTTMRMMLGLDAPSSGSVTIGGKPFRDHRSPMRTVGALLDARAVHPGRTVYRHLLCLAESNHLPARRVHEVLEMVGLAGVSRRRAGGLSLGMGQRLGVAAALLGDPPVLMFDEPVNGLDPEGIRWIRVLMRGYAAQGRTVLVSSHLMSEMALTADHLIVLGRGRLLADRPLDDVVSPAAGVLIRTEASRRLIPLLGAERVTVAADGALIVTGMDGTEAGAIAAAHGIALSELSPHRVSLEDAFMDLTAGSLEFTA from the coding sequence ATGAGCATGCGGATCGAGGCGAAGGGCCTCACCAAGCGTTACGGCGCGATTCACGCCGTCGACGGCCTGAGCTTCACTGTGGAGCCGGGCCGGGTCACCGGCTTCCTCGGGCCGAACGGGGCGGGCAAGACCACCACGATGCGGATGATGCTGGGGCTGGACGCGCCGTCGTCCGGCTCGGTGACGATCGGTGGAAAACCCTTCCGGGACCACCGGAGCCCGATGCGTACGGTGGGTGCGCTCCTGGACGCCCGCGCCGTGCATCCGGGGCGCACGGTGTACCGTCACCTGCTCTGCCTCGCGGAGAGCAACCACCTGCCGGCCCGGCGCGTGCACGAGGTGCTGGAGATGGTGGGCCTGGCCGGCGTGAGCCGGCGGCGGGCCGGCGGCCTGTCGCTCGGCATGGGCCAGCGGCTCGGCGTGGCGGCGGCGCTGCTCGGTGACCCGCCGGTGCTGATGTTCGACGAGCCGGTGAACGGGCTCGACCCGGAGGGCATCCGCTGGATCCGGGTCCTGATGCGCGGGTACGCCGCCCAGGGCCGCACCGTGCTGGTCTCCAGCCACCTGATGAGCGAGATGGCGCTGACCGCCGACCACCTGATCGTGCTCGGCCGGGGCCGGCTGCTCGCGGACCGCCCGCTGGACGACGTGGTGTCCCCGGCCGCCGGCGTCCTGATCCGCACGGAGGCGTCCCGGCGGCTGATCCCGCTGCTCGGCGCGGAACGGGTCACGGTGGCGGCGGACGGCGCGCTGATCGTCACCGGGATGGACGGCACCGAGGCCGGCGCGATCGCGGCGGCGCACGGCATCGCGCTGTCCGAGCTGAGCCCGCACCGCGTCTCGCTGGAGGACGCGTTCATGGACCTGACCGCCGGAAGTCTGGAGTTCACCGCATGA
- a CDS encoding helix-turn-helix domain-containing protein, which translates to MTDLGWREAADEREFRVALKTLQEKRGLSNKELAAAMQFHPSYVSHIISGRCAPTPNFAMRADAVLEADGDLLKLCVKARHGDPVLRAGMVREAEFPAPGAAELIVEREEAAVRYDEAARRYQIVVRRHLLNRTAEPVTWFPAHVAPDPSPDDYQAAKLLYATQPISDRDLGFSARYNGRPVSWNVERRSEWRRDIAIRFRRFGLHEPIYPGERGVVEYGYRLPETHWGDWFEREIRWLTKQLVVRLEFPRHLAMHVAGELSSMSGDRPLDPPATVVPAGDLDRFEWRSDTPLKPGVSVRFAWTVTAATPARRGALLIAA; encoded by the coding sequence ATGACCGATCTTGGGTGGCGAGAGGCGGCGGACGAAAGGGAATTCCGCGTCGCACTCAAAACGCTACAGGAAAAGCGCGGGCTCAGTAACAAGGAACTCGCCGCCGCCATGCAGTTCCACCCGTCATACGTCAGCCACATCATCAGCGGCCGCTGCGCACCCACGCCGAACTTCGCGATGCGCGCGGACGCGGTGCTGGAGGCCGACGGCGACCTGCTGAAACTCTGCGTCAAGGCGCGCCACGGCGACCCGGTGCTGCGCGCCGGCATGGTCCGCGAGGCCGAGTTCCCCGCGCCCGGCGCGGCCGAGCTGATCGTCGAGCGCGAGGAGGCCGCGGTCCGCTACGACGAGGCCGCCCGCCGCTACCAGATCGTGGTCCGCCGGCACCTGCTCAACCGCACGGCCGAGCCGGTCACCTGGTTCCCCGCGCACGTGGCCCCGGACCCCTCGCCCGACGACTACCAGGCCGCCAAGCTGCTCTACGCGACACAGCCGATCAGCGACCGCGACCTCGGCTTCTCCGCGCGCTACAACGGCCGCCCGGTGAGCTGGAACGTCGAGCGCCGCAGCGAGTGGCGCCGGGACATCGCGATCCGGTTCCGCCGCTTCGGCCTGCACGAGCCGATCTACCCGGGCGAGCGCGGCGTGGTCGAGTACGGCTACCGCCTCCCCGAGACCCACTGGGGCGACTGGTTCGAGCGCGAGATCCGCTGGCTCACCAAACAGCTCGTGGTCCGCCTCGAGTTCCCGCGCCACCTCGCCATGCACGTCGCCGGCGAACTCTCCTCGATGAGCGGCGACCGCCCGCTCGACCCGCCCGCCACCGTCGTCCCGGCCGGCGACCTGGACCGTTTCGAGTGGCGCAGCGACACCCCGCTCAAGCCCGGCGTCTCGGTCCGCTTCGCCTGGACCGTCACCGCCGCCACCCCGGCCCGCCGCGGCGCCCTGCTGATCGCCGCCTGA
- a CDS encoding methyl-accepting chemotaxis protein: MRSLSMRTSLLATAAVALVVALLVGGLSVVRMSAIADRAEAVYDEALRPLSVVQDIEQLIWHSRWASLSNLTGTDPAKVAAYAEETAATLDQVSVRLEEYEGLTVTDAERAAMATFADNWAVYLDLRKQSSALKQAGKIEEWQAFRSSTLNPSIVTAMEDLAALKELSQQHATRTAQDARDAADQARTLIMIVLAAGVVLAAAFSLLVARGLVRRLSGLESTLAAMAAGDLTERPADASGDEIGRMSRAVHQANAQMRAAVRTLAEASTGLAERSADLQRASGTLSSNTNEVSGRVGSIDEAAGEVTAGVSAVASGAEEMGAAIREIAVSATEAAQVAADAVRVAAQAEELMTKLDSSSAEIDSVVKAITAIAGQTNLLALNATIEAARAGEAGKGFAVVAGEVKDLAQETAKATEEISRRIEAIQADTRIAVESISGIGHIIGRINDYQNTIASAVEEQSATTNGMTSDLNRAAGGTSQISSQIGDVVQVTAATRDAAQATETAAGDLARISGELRTAVAGFRY, encoded by the coding sequence ATGCGGTCCCTGAGTATGCGCACCAGTCTGCTGGCCACGGCCGCGGTCGCACTGGTCGTGGCGCTGTTGGTCGGCGGGCTGAGCGTGGTGCGGATGTCCGCGATCGCGGACCGCGCCGAGGCCGTCTACGACGAGGCGCTGCGGCCGCTGAGCGTGGTCCAGGACATCGAGCAGCTGATCTGGCACTCCCGCTGGGCCAGTCTGTCGAACCTGACCGGCACCGACCCGGCGAAGGTCGCGGCCTACGCGGAGGAGACCGCCGCGACGCTGGACCAGGTGTCGGTGCGGCTCGAGGAGTACGAGGGACTGACCGTCACGGACGCCGAGCGCGCCGCGATGGCCACGTTCGCCGACAACTGGGCCGTCTACCTCGACCTGCGCAAGCAGTCCTCGGCGCTGAAGCAGGCCGGCAAGATCGAGGAGTGGCAGGCGTTCCGCAGCAGCACGCTCAACCCGTCCATCGTCACCGCGATGGAGGACCTGGCCGCGCTGAAGGAGCTGTCCCAGCAGCACGCCACCCGGACCGCGCAGGACGCGCGCGACGCGGCCGACCAGGCCCGTACCCTGATCATGATCGTGCTGGCCGCCGGCGTGGTGCTGGCCGCCGCCTTCTCGCTGCTGGTGGCGCGCGGCCTGGTCCGGCGCCTGTCCGGGCTGGAGTCGACGCTGGCCGCGATGGCCGCCGGTGACCTGACCGAGCGCCCGGCCGACGCCAGCGGCGACGAGATCGGCCGCATGTCCCGGGCCGTCCACCAGGCGAACGCGCAGATGCGCGCGGCCGTGCGGACGCTCGCGGAGGCCAGCACCGGGCTGGCCGAGCGCTCCGCCGACCTGCAGCGGGCCAGTGGCACGCTGTCCAGCAACACGAACGAGGTCTCCGGCCGGGTGGGCTCGATCGACGAGGCCGCGGGCGAGGTGACCGCGGGCGTGAGCGCGGTGGCCAGCGGTGCCGAGGAGATGGGCGCGGCGATCCGGGAGATCGCGGTCAGCGCCACCGAGGCCGCGCAGGTCGCGGCGGACGCGGTCCGGGTCGCGGCGCAGGCCGAGGAGCTGATGACGAAGCTGGACAGCTCCTCCGCGGAGATCGACAGCGTGGTCAAGGCGATCACCGCGATCGCCGGCCAGACGAACCTGCTGGCGCTGAACGCCACCATCGAGGCCGCGCGCGCCGGCGAGGCGGGCAAGGGCTTCGCCGTGGTCGCCGGTGAGGTCAAGGACCTGGCGCAGGAGACCGCGAAGGCGACCGAGGAGATCAGCCGCCGGATCGAGGCGATCCAGGCGGACACCCGGATCGCGGTCGAGTCGATCTCCGGGATCGGGCACATCATCGGCCGGATCAACGACTACCAGAACACGATCGCGTCCGCGGTGGAGGAGCAGAGCGCCACCACCAACGGCATGACGTCCGACCTGAACCGCGCGGCCGGCGGCACCTCGCAGATCAGCAGCCAGATCGGCGACGTCGTGCAGGTCACGGCCGCGACCCGGGACGCCGCCCAGGCCACCGAGACCGCGGCCGGCGACCTGGCCCGCATCTCCGGCGAGCTCCGTACCGCGGTGGCCGGGTTCCGCTACTGA
- a CDS encoding VOC family protein: MALDLFAGVFVRDFPAALAWYERLFGAPPGFFAHETEAVWELAEHRFVYVEQLPERAGHALHTIFVDDLDGIVAGISSRGLEPAKSETYDNGVRKITYVDPDGNEIGYGGAPIDSE, from the coding sequence ATGGCTCTCGATCTGTTCGCCGGTGTCTTCGTTCGTGACTTTCCCGCCGCGCTCGCCTGGTACGAGCGGCTGTTCGGCGCGCCGCCCGGGTTCTTCGCGCACGAGACGGAGGCGGTGTGGGAGCTGGCCGAGCACCGGTTCGTCTACGTGGAGCAGCTTCCGGAACGGGCCGGGCACGCGCTGCACACCATTTTCGTCGACGATCTCGACGGGATCGTCGCGGGAATCTCGTCACGTGGACTGGAACCGGCGAAGAGCGAGACGTACGACAATGGTGTCCGAAAGATCACCTATGTCGACCCGGATGGCAACGAAATCGGATACGGCGGCGCGCCAATCGATTCCGAATAA
- a CDS encoding response regulator transcription factor: MESLLVVDDEPTVRELLAATLRFAGFTVSSAATAAEALDAARREPPDLVLLDVMLPDLDGFEVLRRLRVGGARVPVLFLTARDTPADKVRGLTLGGDDYVTKPFDLQELLARIRAVLRRSGGSEADTLTAGDLTLDPSGMAVSLRGEPVRLSPTEFRLLHHLMRHAGRVLTKAEILADVWRYDFGGETSIVDTYISYLRRKVDTGEPKLIHTVHGVGFVLRRPRS; the protein is encoded by the coding sequence ATGGAGAGCCTGCTGGTGGTCGACGACGAGCCGACCGTACGCGAGTTGCTGGCCGCCACGCTGCGGTTCGCCGGGTTCACGGTGTCGTCGGCGGCCACCGCGGCGGAGGCGCTGGACGCGGCCCGCCGCGAGCCGCCCGACCTGGTGCTGCTGGACGTGATGCTGCCGGACCTGGACGGATTCGAGGTGCTGCGGCGGCTGCGGGTCGGCGGCGCGCGCGTGCCGGTGCTGTTCCTCACCGCGCGGGACACGCCGGCCGACAAGGTGCGCGGGCTGACGCTGGGCGGCGACGACTACGTGACCAAGCCGTTCGACCTGCAGGAACTGCTGGCCCGCATCCGCGCGGTGCTGCGGCGCAGCGGCGGGTCCGAGGCGGACACGCTCACCGCGGGCGACCTGACGCTGGACCCGTCCGGGATGGCCGTGTCGCTGCGCGGCGAACCGGTACGCCTGTCCCCGACCGAGTTCCGGCTGCTGCACCACCTGATGCGGCACGCCGGGCGGGTGCTGACCAAGGCGGAGATCCTGGCGGACGTGTGGCGGTACGACTTCGGCGGCGAGACCAGCATCGTCGACACGTACATCAGCTACCTGCGCCGGAAGGTCGACACCGGCGAGCCGAAGCTGATCCATACCGTGCACGGCGTCGGCTTCGTGCTGCGCAGGCCGCGGTCATGA
- a CDS encoding sensor histidine kinase, with protein MSLRARLLAICLVLLTAGLLISDTVAIGYLRRHLVERIDTQLRLLADVSRVAPVPDAGRQVLTERLDLVPELYLGPPAGAPFEVRAADGPYESAGWRVLPPEDGGAVVAIRLSEVDAIVRRMWAVTGGTAATLVAVLAVAGWFAVRAGLRPLRRIEVTAAAIAGGDLTHRVPVPARPRTEAGRLAASLNVMLEQLAAAFTARERSAERMRAFLGDVSHELRTPLFAIRGFTELYRMGGLPSRADVDRTMAHIARESGRLAALAEDLLLLARLEEPGVLHLSPMDLRTVAADAYLDVRALDVTRPVTLTGPGGEGPPGSAPVAGDEARLRQVVTNLVGNAIAHTPAGTPVRIGVGTCGDEAVVEVADAGPGLTPERAARVFDRFYRVTPGGAGLGLSIVRELVTAHRGRVDLITAPAHGATFRVLLPRLPTPTAPS; from the coding sequence ATGAGCCTGCGCGCACGGCTGCTGGCGATCTGCCTGGTGCTGCTCACCGCCGGGCTGCTGATCTCGGACACGGTCGCGATCGGCTACCTGCGGCGGCACCTGGTCGAGCGGATCGACACGCAGCTGCGGCTGCTGGCCGACGTCTCCCGCGTGGCGCCGGTGCCGGACGCCGGGCGCCAGGTGCTCACCGAGCGGCTCGACCTGGTCCCGGAGCTGTACCTGGGCCCGCCGGCCGGCGCGCCGTTCGAGGTCCGGGCGGCGGACGGGCCGTACGAGTCCGCGGGCTGGCGGGTGCTGCCGCCGGAGGACGGCGGCGCGGTGGTGGCGATCCGGCTGTCCGAGGTGGACGCGATCGTGCGCCGGATGTGGGCGGTCACCGGCGGCACGGCCGCGACGCTGGTGGCGGTGCTGGCCGTGGCCGGCTGGTTCGCGGTGCGGGCCGGGCTGCGGCCGCTGCGCCGGATCGAGGTCACGGCCGCGGCGATCGCGGGCGGCGACCTCACCCACCGGGTGCCGGTCCCGGCCCGGCCGCGCACCGAGGCGGGCCGGCTGGCCGCGTCGCTGAACGTGATGCTGGAGCAGCTCGCCGCCGCGTTCACGGCCCGGGAACGGTCGGCCGAGCGGATGCGCGCGTTCCTCGGCGACGTCAGCCACGAGCTGCGCACGCCGCTGTTCGCCATCCGCGGGTTCACCGAGCTGTACCGGATGGGTGGCCTGCCCTCGCGCGCGGACGTGGACCGGACCATGGCGCACATCGCCCGCGAGTCCGGGCGGCTGGCCGCGCTCGCCGAGGACCTGCTGCTGCTGGCCCGGCTGGAGGAGCCGGGCGTGCTGCACCTGTCCCCGATGGACCTGCGCACGGTGGCGGCGGACGCGTACCTGGACGTGCGCGCGCTGGACGTCACCCGCCCGGTCACGCTGACCGGCCCGGGCGGCGAGGGCCCGCCCGGCAGCGCACCGGTCGCCGGCGACGAGGCGCGGCTGCGGCAGGTGGTGACGAACCTGGTCGGCAACGCGATCGCGCACACGCCCGCGGGCACGCCGGTGCGGATCGGCGTGGGCACCTGCGGCGACGAGGCGGTGGTGGAGGTCGCGGACGCGGGCCCGGGCCTGACACCCGAGCGCGCCGCCCGCGTCTTCGACCGCTTCTACCGGGTCACGCCCGGCGGCGCCGGCCTCGGCCTGTCCATCGTCCGCGAGCTGGTGACCGCGCACCGTGGCCGCGTCGACCTGATCACCGCCCCCGCCCACGGCGCCACCTTCCGCGTGCTCCTGCCCCGCCTCCCCACCCCCACCGCGCCGTCCTAG
- a CDS encoding calcium-binding protein: MYAISRAAGLTGGIAALAAAGFIVTAVPAHAAAAGSVVAVTDGVFTEFVAGAGQVNDLLITGAGSSLTFTDVHPITAGPGCTAVAGTTVTCDVGTPENVYALQVRVLDGRDIVRNESSTAVMIYGGAGDDTLIGSDSAGDELHAEEGDDTVDGRSGNDTVSGGEGRDTVRGGAGDDDVNGTSPFGPADDGDDVLHGGDGDDTVGGGAGSDLVDGGAGDDVLYGDQDGTGAGEDTLLGGDGDDDLIGGLRADVLDGGAGRDAGYYTERETGVVASLNGVRGDDGEPGEGDSLLAVESLYGSTGDDVLTGDDGDNVLEGGAGTDVIDGLGGDDRLIGGWGLPADTDRLDGGDHRTDAGDVCQLDAAAAGTAVACETVEHV; this comes from the coding sequence ATGTACGCGATCAGTCGTGCCGCCGGCCTGACCGGCGGCATCGCGGCGCTCGCCGCGGCCGGGTTCATCGTCACCGCGGTACCCGCCCACGCGGCGGCGGCCGGTTCCGTCGTCGCGGTCACCGACGGTGTGTTCACCGAGTTCGTCGCCGGTGCCGGGCAGGTCAACGACCTGCTGATCACCGGCGCCGGCTCCTCGCTCACGTTCACCGACGTACACCCGATCACGGCCGGCCCGGGCTGCACCGCGGTCGCCGGCACCACGGTCACCTGTGACGTCGGCACGCCGGAGAACGTGTACGCGCTCCAGGTCCGGGTGCTGGACGGCCGGGACATCGTCCGCAACGAATCCTCGACCGCCGTGATGATCTACGGCGGCGCCGGCGACGACACGCTGATCGGGTCCGACTCCGCCGGCGACGAACTGCACGCCGAGGAGGGTGACGACACCGTCGACGGCCGGTCCGGCAACGACACGGTGAGCGGCGGCGAGGGCCGCGACACGGTCCGCGGCGGGGCGGGCGACGACGACGTCAACGGCACCTCGCCGTTCGGCCCGGCCGACGACGGCGACGACGTGCTCCACGGCGGCGACGGTGACGACACGGTCGGCGGCGGCGCCGGGAGCGACCTGGTCGACGGCGGCGCGGGCGACGACGTGCTCTACGGCGACCAGGACGGCACCGGGGCCGGCGAGGACACGCTGCTCGGCGGCGACGGCGACGACGACCTGATCGGCGGCCTGCGCGCCGACGTGCTGGACGGCGGCGCCGGCCGGGACGCGGGCTACTACACCGAGCGGGAGACCGGCGTGGTCGCGTCGCTCAACGGCGTGCGCGGCGACGACGGCGAGCCCGGCGAGGGTGACTCGCTCCTGGCCGTGGAGAGCCTCTACGGCTCCACCGGCGACGACGTCCTCACCGGCGACGACGGCGACAACGTGCTCGAGGGCGGCGCCGGCACCGACGTGATCGACGGGCTGGGCGGCGACGACCGGCTGATCGGCGGCTGGGGCCTCCCGGCCGACACGGACCGGCTGGACGGCGGCGACCACCGCACCGACGCGGGTGACGTCTGCCAGCTGGACGCCGCCGCGGCCGGTACCGCGGTCGCCTGCGAGACGGTCGAGCACGTCTGA
- a CDS encoding response regulator transcription factor: MIRVFLLDDHEVVRRGIADLLGAAGDIEIVGESGLAQEAARRIPALRPDVMILDGRLPDGSGIDVCRDVRAVDSSIKGLILTSYEDDEALFAAIMAGASGYVLKQIRGNDLVDAVRRVAQGQSLLDPAVTQRVLERIRTGVEEPHELRSLTEQERRILEYVAEGLTNREIAGKMFLAEKTVKNYVSSVLAKLGLERRTQAAVLATRLLGEHRA, encoded by the coding sequence GTGATTCGTGTGTTTCTGCTTGACGACCACGAGGTCGTGCGCCGCGGCATCGCCGACCTCCTCGGCGCCGCCGGCGACATCGAGATCGTCGGCGAGTCCGGCCTCGCGCAGGAGGCGGCCCGGCGGATTCCGGCGCTGCGCCCGGACGTGATGATCCTGGACGGCCGGCTGCCGGACGGCAGCGGCATCGACGTCTGCCGGGACGTCCGCGCCGTGGACTCGTCGATCAAGGGCCTGATCCTCACGTCGTACGAGGACGACGAGGCGCTGTTCGCCGCGATCATGGCGGGCGCGTCCGGCTACGTGCTGAAGCAGATCCGCGGCAACGACCTGGTCGACGCGGTCCGGCGGGTGGCGCAGGGCCAGTCGCTGCTCGACCCGGCCGTCACGCAGCGCGTGCTGGAGCGCATCCGCACCGGCGTGGAGGAGCCGCACGAGTTGCGCTCGCTCACCGAGCAGGAGCGCCGGATCCTGGAGTACGTGGCGGAGGGCCTCACCAACCGGGAGATCGCCGGCAAGATGTTCCTCGCGGAGAAGACCGTGAAGAACTACGTCTCCAGCGTGCTGGCCAAACTGGGCCTGGAGCGGCGCACCCAGGCCGCGGTCCTGGCCACCCGCCTGCTCGGCGAGCACCGGGCCTGA
- a CDS encoding NAD(P)-dependent alcohol dehydrogenase encodes MKAIVQQRYGAAPTVLQVGEVATPAAGPGDVLVRVHAAAVNAADWHIMRGDPWIARLAAPEVFGRRGPKRPIRGRDIAGVVEAVGSGVERFTPGDEVFGDLGDVGGGFAEFAVAPSTSLAAKPVNLSFAEAAAVPLAGSTALYGLRDLAGVRPGQRVLINGASGGVGTFAVQIAAAIGAEVTGVCRTRNVDLVSSLGAHEVIDYTTTDFAALGRHWDVIFDLTGRRRLADCRRALTPTGTLLLAGGGIFEGGSLLGPMAIQVQGRLLARSARPQRLLPLQIRPRAAYLDALRDLIESGAVRPVIERTYPLDAAAEAVNHLEQEHARAKLVLTVR; translated from the coding sequence ATGAAGGCCATCGTGCAGCAGCGGTACGGAGCCGCGCCCACCGTGCTCCAGGTCGGGGAGGTCGCGACGCCCGCGGCCGGGCCCGGCGACGTCCTCGTCCGCGTCCACGCCGCCGCCGTCAACGCCGCCGACTGGCACATCATGCGCGGCGACCCGTGGATCGCCAGGCTCGCCGCGCCGGAGGTCTTCGGGCGGCGCGGGCCGAAGCGGCCGATCCGCGGCCGGGACATCGCGGGCGTGGTGGAGGCGGTCGGGTCCGGCGTCGAGCGGTTCACGCCCGGTGACGAGGTCTTCGGCGATCTCGGCGACGTCGGTGGCGGGTTCGCGGAGTTCGCGGTGGCGCCGTCCACCAGCCTCGCGGCCAAGCCGGTCAACCTGTCGTTCGCCGAGGCCGCGGCCGTGCCGCTGGCCGGCAGCACCGCGCTGTACGGGCTGCGCGACCTGGCCGGCGTCCGGCCGGGCCAGCGCGTGCTGATCAACGGCGCGTCCGGCGGCGTCGGCACGTTCGCGGTGCAGATCGCGGCCGCGATCGGCGCGGAGGTCACCGGCGTGTGCCGCACCCGGAACGTGGACCTGGTCTCCTCGCTCGGCGCGCACGAGGTCATCGACTACACCACCACCGACTTCGCCGCGCTCGGCCGGCACTGGGACGTGATCTTCGACCTGACCGGCCGGCGACGGCTCGCGGACTGCCGGCGCGCACTCACGCCGACCGGCACGCTGCTGCTGGCCGGCGGCGGGATCTTCGAGGGCGGCAGTCTCCTCGGGCCGATGGCCATCCAGGTGCAGGGGCGGCTGCTGGCCCGGTCCGCCCGCCCGCAGCGGCTGCTGCCGTTGCAGATCCGGCCGCGCGCGGCGTACCTGGACGCGCTGCGCGACCTGATCGAGTCGGGCGCGGTCCGGCCGGTGATCGAGAGGACGTATCCGCTGGACGCCGCGGCGGAGGCGGTCAACCATCTGGAGCAGGAGCACGCGCGGGCCAAGCTGGTGCTGACCGTGCGCTGA
- a CDS encoding ABC transporter permease, which translates to MIGLLRSEWTKLSSLRSTPGTVVLALALAIGLGMLVANRFGARHVEAPAGEFDPVFTSLFGLFSLAPLAIGALGVLTVTSEYASGMIRTTLCAVPWRGRLLAAKATVAGGFALLVGLVMAIGTFAASQPQLTIVGAPRAEFGDPGVFRAVIGAGLWLAGVALLGVALGLLLRATAGAFAVLVAVLLVAPLLADALPPWFGKWWPTIAGQQIVSTVPQPDTLGPWAGLALMYATIAALLALSYAVFRRRDA; encoded by the coding sequence ATGATCGGGCTGCTGCGCTCGGAATGGACCAAGCTCAGTAGCCTGCGCTCGACGCCCGGGACCGTGGTGCTCGCGCTGGCGCTGGCGATCGGGCTGGGGATGCTGGTCGCCAACCGGTTCGGCGCCAGGCACGTGGAGGCTCCGGCCGGGGAGTTCGACCCGGTCTTCACGAGCCTGTTCGGCCTGTTCAGCCTGGCGCCGCTGGCGATCGGCGCGCTGGGTGTGCTGACCGTGACGTCCGAGTACGCCAGCGGCATGATCCGTACCACCCTGTGCGCGGTGCCGTGGCGCGGCCGTCTGCTGGCCGCCAAGGCGACCGTGGCGGGCGGGTTCGCGCTGCTGGTGGGCCTGGTGATGGCGATCGGCACGTTCGCGGCCAGCCAGCCGCAGCTGACGATCGTCGGCGCGCCGCGGGCGGAGTTCGGCGACCCCGGCGTGTTCCGCGCGGTCATCGGCGCGGGGCTGTGGCTGGCCGGCGTGGCGCTGCTCGGCGTGGCGCTCGGCCTGTTGCTGCGCGCGACCGCGGGCGCGTTCGCGGTGCTGGTGGCCGTGTTGCTGGTGGCGCCGCTGCTGGCCGACGCGTTGCCGCCCTGGTTCGGTAAGTGGTGGCCGACGATCGCCGGGCAGCAGATCGTGTCCACCGTGCCACAGCCGGACACGCTCGGCCCGTGGGCCGGGCTCGCGCTGATGTACGCGACGATCGCCGCGCTGCTCGCGCTCTCCTACGCGGTGTTCCGCAGGCGGGATGCTTGA
- a CDS encoding LamG-like jellyroll fold domain-containing protein, which produces MKVPTMLLAAAAIALLPATAAVAAPAAPAAGTATVVAKYTFDSAADTVSDASGRGLPLRLRAADGGTVKYVTKGSGRALAFPARCAENAAKCPRVLLEGGDDQDLDPGTKPFSYGLTLAATAQAVGSESNLLQKGVADAQGQWKLQIGGKKKLPSCVIAGAGKGAKRYMAKSSTGVLDNKWHTVTCQRTATQLIIWVDGQNRGAVAVPSSVSISNNLPLRVGAQNLNAKRTAFGGAIDDVTVSVG; this is translated from the coding sequence ATGAAGGTTCCCACCATGCTGCTGGCGGCGGCCGCGATCGCGCTGCTGCCCGCCACCGCGGCCGTCGCCGCCCCGGCCGCGCCCGCGGCCGGCACCGCCACGGTCGTCGCGAAGTACACGTTCGACAGCGCCGCCGACACCGTCAGTGACGCCTCCGGCCGCGGGCTGCCGCTGCGCCTGCGCGCCGCGGACGGCGGCACCGTCAAATACGTCACCAAGGGCAGCGGACGCGCGCTCGCGTTCCCGGCCCGCTGCGCGGAGAACGCGGCCAAGTGCCCGCGCGTGCTGCTCGAGGGCGGCGACGACCAGGACCTCGACCCCGGCACCAAGCCGTTCTCGTACGGCCTGACGCTGGCCGCCACCGCACAGGCCGTCGGCAGCGAGTCGAACCTGCTGCAGAAGGGCGTCGCGGACGCGCAGGGCCAGTGGAAGCTCCAGATCGGCGGCAAGAAGAAGCTGCCGTCCTGCGTGATCGCCGGGGCCGGCAAGGGCGCCAAGCGGTACATGGCGAAGTCCTCGACCGGCGTGCTGGACAACAAGTGGCACACCGTGACCTGCCAGCGCACCGCCACCCAGCTCATCATCTGGGTGGACGGCCAGAACCGGGGCGCGGTCGCCGTCCCGTCCTCGGTCAGCATCAGCAACAACCTGCCGCTGCGGGTCGGCGCGCAGAACCTGAACGCCAAGCGCACCGCGTTCGGCGGCGCGATCGACGACGTCACCGTCTCGGTCGGCTGA